The genomic window ttttatcATTGAGCAACCAGGGGCAAACAGGCAGAAATGACTTTCCGGGTCTctgagtggatttgaactcaagagttTTCCTCTGTCCAGGCTTGAACCacctagctatatatatatatatatatatatatatatatatatatatatatatgtatatgtatatgtatatgtatatgtatatgtatatgtatatgtatatgtatatatatatatatgttgccaCTAGGTTGTATATAAAGGACTTTTCAAACTAATAAACTCATactaatattaatactaataattaattaattaccaataataatattgatactactaataattattatttattatcatcacATCATTAAAGTTCCTAAgatgatggggcggctaggtggtgcagtggatagagcaccggccctggagtcaggaggacttaagttcaaatccaatctcagacacttgataatgacccagctgtgtggcctcgggcaagccgctgaaccccattgccttgctaaaacctaaaaaaaaagcctgcTACGATGGATCATGGCTGAGGGTGGGTGGCATGGGATTCCAAAGGCCGGTGGGTTATCACTGCTGTGATGTAAATGGAGTAACCCGCGTTAAAGCGCAGTTTTTGTGCCAATGCAACAGGAGGGGGTGGAGTGGCTGGCCCCGCCCGCAGGCCCCGCCCCGCGCTCCGGATTGGCCGCCCGGTTGCCAGGAGACCGTCCGCTtggcggccccggcccggccggccCGGGAGGCGACGCCGCCATGGCCCACGCCAAGCCCCGCGGAGACTCGTCCACCAGCGGCCGCTCCCTGAGCATCTCGTCGGTGGGCTCCGCCTCCGTGAGCTCGGTGTCGGGCTTCTCGGGCACCGACGTCTCGGGCACCGAGGCCTCGGAGTCCGAGTCGGACGTGGCCCGGCGCCTGTCGTCCAGGGCCAGCAGCGCCGCGCCGCCGCCGGCGACCACATGGAGCCTGCCCGCGCCCTGCCCGCTGCTCGGGCTGGGCCTGGGCCACTACCGGAGCCCGCCGCCCGAGCCCGAGGACCTGGGCGAGCccgccccgggccgggccccgccgccgccgccgccgccgccgccgccgccgcgcgccGCCGAGCCCGCGGTCACGCGGCCGCTGCTGGTGCGCGCGCCCCCGCGGCGCCACCCGGCGCCGCCCGAGCGGAAGCTGCGCGCGCAGCGGGCCTCGGCCCCCGCCGGCCTCCGGCCCCCACCCCGCCAGCTGCCCGGCGCCGCCTTCTACGGGCCGCTGGACGCGCGCAACCCGCTGCTCCTCACCTTCCAGAAGGAGATCCGGCACCTGCGGCGCTTCCTCCGCGGCCGCGGCcagcgcggccccgcccccgcccgggcCTGCCCCACCCTCCAGCACCGCGGGTGACCGCCTGCGCGCGCCGCCGGGGCGGGGCGCCCGTCGCTAGGCGACCGGGGGGCGGGCGCGacgccgggggcggggccggcgcggGAAACGGGAGGGACCgggaggaggagatgagaaatagaaacaggagcaagagaggaggagaagagagggagagagggtgaAAAGCAGCAAAAGTGCAGAGGAGAGGAATGCaaaggaggagaggggggaaagcaggaggaggaggggaaatggaaagaggaggagatgagaaatagaaacaggagcaagagaggaggagagaaaggaggagaagagagggagagagggtgaAAAGCAGCAAAAGTGCAGAGGAGAGGAATGCaaaggaggagaggggggaaagcaggaggaggaggggaaatggaaagaggaggagatgagaaatagaaacaggagcaagagaggaggagagaaaggaggagaagagagggagagagggtgaAAAGCAGCAAAAGTGCAGAGGAGAGGAATgcaaaggaggagaggagggaaagcaggaggaggaggggaaatggaaagaggaggagatgagaaatagaAACAGCAgcaagagaggaggagaagagagggagagagggtgaAAAGCAGCAAAAGTGCAGAGGAGAGGAATgcaaaggaggagaggagggaaagcaggaggaaaatggaaagaggaggagatgagaaatagaaacaggagcaagagaggaggagagaaaggaggagaagagagggagagagggtgaAAAGCAGCAAAAGTGCAGAGGAGAGGAATgcaaaggaggagaggagggaaagcaggaggaggagggaaaatggaaagaggaggagatgagaaatagaAACAGGAGCAAGagaggaggagaaccagaaaagggAAGACGAGagcaaaggaggagagaaaggaggagaagagagggagagagggtgaAAAGCAGCAAAAGTGCAGAGGACAGgaatggaaaggaggagaggagggaaagcaggaggaggagggaaaatggaaagaggaagaggaggaaatgagaaagaacagGAGCAGGAGGCAGAATGAAGAGGCCAGGAGGGGTAATAGAGGAGAAACAGAActaggaggagaggaggggaataAGAGGAGAGAggatgggaaggggagaagatgggagacaaggaaggaaggaggagaaaagttgGAGGGCTTGTTGGACAAGTAGTACTCAAGTCCTTGATGATCCTGGGATCAttggatcctagatttagaaatggaattgaTTTTGGAAATTATGGACTTCAccccccccattttactgatggggaaactgaggtccagggaagagaaagggaCTTGTTGAAAGTCACATAAAAGATCACACCCTTAGAGTTCATAGAcacttcagaggccatctagtccagtccttctattttttttctttttttaggtttttttgcaaggcaaatggggttaagtggtttgcccaaggccacaccactaggtaattattaagtgtctgaggctggatttgaacccaggtactcctgacttcaaggccagtgctctgactccaaggccagtgctctaaagtccttctatttaaaatatatatgtatatatttatatatacatatttatataaaacatatagaaatataatgcTACTTAAAATATGTACCTAATCTACTTTATGCAGAGTACTGGGGGAGACACAAAGTTTGGCTATAGGACTTGGTTCTAACTTCAAGGAACATATATAGTCTTGTAGAAGAATAAGGCACTCACATATAAGACCATATcatacaatattatataataactATATTAGATCTGGGTATTGCCTTTTATGTGAACTGGATCCTTTTGGCAGTCTGGGGAAGCCCATGGAGCACCTCTCAGGATTATAATATACGATTACATAGGTAAAACAGTcatactaggggcggctaggtggcacagtggataaagtactggccttagagtcaggaggacctgagttcaaatccagcctcagacacttaataattacctagtggtgtggccttgggcaagccacttaaccccattgcctagcaaaaactaaaaactaaaaaaaaatgattaaaaaaaaccagtCATACTAAAATGacataattttttccctctttgagttTGTAAACCTACTGAAACCTATCTAAGAGTCCACACCAATAAAGCATTGCATAACAAAGTTTTCTAAGAAGGAAAGCCATCCTTACCTAAGTGGGATATTAGGGATAACTTCCTAGAGGAGGAGATGTTGGTGCTCTGTACATACTTTAGAGGATGAGTCAGAGCCCAATAGGACTAAGCAGGGGAGGCAAGCATTTGAAGCTAATAAAACAGTCTAAGCAAAGTAGGGGTGAGAAGGGTGAGAACCAAGTCCTTGTTTGGTGGGACAAAGAATTGATCCATTTTAGTTGGTCCTAGAAGGGAAGGTAATATGAAGTAGTGCCAAGTCTTTGGAGGTCCTTGGGGGACAGTAAGAAGTCACTGATGGCTTTTAGTAGAAGATGGATGAGCAAAATTCTGCTTAGAGCAAAAAGGATTAattagaatggagagagagaaaacatgggATTCTCTAAGGAGATGTTGCAGTAGTCCAACTTTGTGATATTTAGGGCTTGTGGTTGGTGGCTGTGGAAATGGAGAAAAAGGCATTTGGGAAGAGATGTGATGTGGACTCAAAAGGATCTGACAGCTAATTTGATATGAAAGGAAGGAATACATCCAAGTTGGTGCCAAGATCACAAACTTGGGAGATTGGGTGATGCCAAAGAATCCAGCATGTGTTGAGGAGAAGCAAGTTTAGGGAGGGAGATAGAGTGTGTTTAGGGACACATATCCATGTGCTTTTGGCACATCTGGGAAGAGCTTTAGGAATGTCCTCTAGGCCCATCAAAGTtaacatgttaaaaatgaaattctctttCAAGCTCATCTATTTCTGTTAAGGTGTCACCATCCTTCTGGCAACTCAGGTTTCCAACGTTGGCATCCTCCTTAGTGCCTCcctttctcacattttttttagattgtcAAATCTTAGTGATATTAGATTCCTGATGAATCCCACATTTGTACCCTTCCCTCTGCTCACATGGCCACCATCCTAATTCAggtgttcattatttcttacttgatgtatttctttttttttttttgtaggtttttgtaaggcaaatggggttaagtggcttgcccaaggccacacagctaggtcattattaagtgtctgagactggatgtgaacccaggtactcctgactccagggctggcactttatctactgcgccacctagccgccccttttgttgtttttgtttgtttattttattattttcccaattacatgcaatggtagtttcgacattcatccatttgcgagtttttgagttttacatttttctatcacccttccttccctAGCCCCTCCCCATCGTAGTGAATAATTTGATAAAAGTTGTATATGACAATTGTAATATAGTTCCATatgagtcatgttgtgaaagaggaattagaactaaggggggaaaaaaaccatgagaatgaaagaaaaagcataaaaaacgttttaaaaagagaattaagtatactttgctctgcattcccactccatagtttttcctctggatgtggattgcaTTATCCATAACAgatttctcaggattgtccttaagCACTGAACCACCAAGAGGGGCTTCATCTGTCATGGTTGATTATCTTACAATATTCTTCTTAAT from Macrotis lagotis isolate mMagLag1 chromosome 2, bilby.v1.9.chrom.fasta, whole genome shotgun sequence includes these protein-coding regions:
- the LOC141512252 gene encoding uncharacterized protein LOC141512252, whose translation is MQQEGVEWLAPPAGPAPRSGLAARLPGDRPLGGPGPAGPGGDAAMAHAKPRGDSSTSGRSLSISSVGSASVSSVSGFSGTDVSGTEASESESDVARRLSSRASSAAPPPATTWSLPAPCPLLGLGLGHYRSPPPEPEDLALLVRAPPRRHPAPPERKLRAQRASAPAGLRPPPRQLPGAAFYGPLDARNPLLLTFQKEIRHLRRFLRGRGQRGPAPARACPTLQHRGASTLFNIWKKYETRLPPDYYNEQLLKVGDSLVQMQEYKLALLQCYGRYLSQFTDTVDHTGNFVEEREMNIDQFKSIFFPNGLEDKNSSLTFHALEGKCTCLYQMICAKDAHLQNEISVNQCFNILYSMRLLMQVALPQERLCWIIYNGTGMAEKEGFPLQKQNADLLTLLQATLLITCMILF